Proteins found in one Exiguobacterium sp. 9-2 genomic segment:
- a CDS encoding threonine aldolase family protein translates to MDLRLSYQKTTKRLDGHGSRTIGILQEALQTVSADQPSDMYGNGELIKTFERKIADLLGHDDAIFFPSGTMAQQIALRIWSDERNNRKVAYHPLCHLEIHEQDGLKELHGIKPVLVGEVDRLMTIDDVKALPDVSCLLLELPQRELGGLLPSREELEIICAYAREQGIRLHLDGARLLEILPYYEASAKEIAELFDSVYISFYKGLGGVAGAILAGPEAFCREARIWKRRYGGDLISLYPYILSADHYYEQRKDRMAEYYVAAKALASSLNAIPGISTRPLEPVSNMFHLYFEADKAVVEEKLIEIQLHGKVGIAGYLVKKEKGCATEINIGDSFLALTTDERESVFRQLTEAFSED, encoded by the coding sequence ATGGATTTACGATTGAGTTACCAAAAAACGACAAAACGATTGGATGGACACGGAAGTCGAACCATCGGAATATTACAAGAAGCGTTGCAAACCGTTTCTGCCGATCAACCAAGCGATATGTATGGAAACGGCGAATTGATTAAAACGTTCGAACGTAAGATAGCAGACTTACTCGGGCACGACGATGCGATCTTTTTTCCGAGCGGTACGATGGCGCAACAAATTGCGTTACGGATCTGGTCTGATGAACGGAATAATCGTAAGGTTGCCTACCATCCCCTTTGTCACCTCGAGATTCATGAGCAGGATGGGTTGAAGGAATTACACGGGATTAAACCAGTACTAGTCGGAGAAGTCGATCGCTTAATGACGATAGACGACGTCAAAGCCTTGCCGGACGTCAGCTGCCTGTTACTCGAACTGCCACAACGCGAACTCGGCGGACTGCTTCCGTCGCGTGAGGAACTTGAAATCATTTGCGCATATGCACGGGAACAAGGAATTCGTTTGCACTTGGATGGGGCACGCCTACTTGAAATCTTACCGTACTATGAGGCATCGGCAAAAGAAATCGCAGAGTTATTTGACAGTGTCTATATCTCTTTTTATAAAGGTCTTGGCGGCGTCGCAGGAGCGATCTTAGCCGGACCGGAAGCATTTTGTCGCGAGGCTCGCATCTGGAAACGTCGCTATGGCGGTGATTTGATTAGTCTCTATCCGTATATTCTATCCGCGGATCATTATTATGAACAACGAAAAGACCGGATGGCGGAGTACTATGTAGCCGCAAAAGCACTAGCGAGCAGCTTGAATGCGATACCAGGCATCTCGACTCGTCCCCTTGAGCCGGTCTCAAACATGTTTCATCTTTACTTTGAGGCAGATAAAGCAGTCGTCGAGGAAAAATTGATTGAAATCCAGTTGCACGGAAAAGTTGGTATCGCCGGCTATCTTGTCAAGAAAGAAAAAGGCTGCGCAACGGAAATCAATATCGGCGATAGTTTTCTTGCATTGACGACTGACGAACGCGAAAGCGTCTTTCGTCAATTGACGGAGGCGTTCTCAGAGGATTGA